From Microbacterium invictum, the proteins below share one genomic window:
- a CDS encoding helix-turn-helix transcriptional regulator, with protein sequence MSTVATNHAAAFAALADPVRRRLYRAAIDRALGRDEAAELLGIPRSTAAFHLDRLTEAGLLTVTFERPPGRSGPGAGRPAKRYRAVAAEIAGTLPERHYELAGELLAAAVERAEERGIAVRAALSEEAFSTGAAIGAAHDDLDTALVECGYEPRTAASGDTVLDNCPFHVLARAHTPLICGANLDLVRGLAAATGDTRTPVLAPRTGYCCVALRRHATE encoded by the coding sequence GTGAGCACTGTCGCGACAAATCATGCGGCCGCCTTCGCCGCGCTCGCCGACCCGGTCCGCCGGCGGCTCTACCGTGCGGCGATCGATCGTGCCCTGGGGCGCGACGAGGCCGCCGAGCTGCTCGGGATCCCCCGCAGCACGGCCGCGTTCCACCTCGATCGACTCACCGAGGCGGGCCTTCTCACGGTGACGTTCGAGCGGCCGCCGGGCCGCTCCGGGCCCGGCGCCGGGCGGCCGGCCAAGCGCTATCGCGCCGTCGCGGCCGAGATCGCCGGCACCCTCCCCGAGCGGCACTACGAACTGGCCGGCGAGCTGCTGGCCGCCGCCGTCGAGCGGGCCGAGGAACGCGGCATCGCCGTGCGCGCTGCGCTGTCCGAAGAGGCGTTCTCGACGGGAGCCGCCATCGGCGCCGCGCATGACGACCTCGACACCGCGCTGGTGGAGTGCGGCTACGAGCCGCGCACCGCGGCATCCGGAGACACGGTCCTGGACAACTGTCCCTTCCACGTCCTCGCCAGAGCGCACACCCCGCTCATCTGCGGCGCCAATCTCGACCTCGTGCGCGGCCTCGCCGCCGCCACCGGCGACACGCGGACCCCCGTCCTCGCACCGCGGACCGGCTACTGCTGCGTCGCCCTGCGGCGCCACGCGACCGAGTGA
- the folE gene encoding GTP cyclohydrolase I → MSTMVQTGALHAVTDDGPIDRDRAMTAVADLLSALGRDVASEDLADTPRRVVDGFIEMLTPRPFTMTTFANDAAYDEVVVVRDIAFASICRHHLLPFRGTATVGYLPGTRLVGLSKLARIVAFHARDLQVQEDLTAQIARTLEDELAPRGVGVVIEAEHLCMSIRGVQAAGATTATALFRGELAGDAVRQARFRPV, encoded by the coding sequence ATGTCGACCATGGTGCAGACCGGTGCGCTCCACGCCGTGACCGACGACGGGCCCATCGACCGGGACCGCGCGATGACCGCCGTCGCCGACCTGCTGAGCGCACTCGGTCGCGATGTCGCGAGCGAGGATCTGGCAGACACGCCCCGGCGCGTCGTCGACGGGTTCATCGAGATGCTGACGCCGCGGCCGTTCACCATGACCACCTTCGCGAACGACGCGGCCTACGACGAGGTCGTGGTCGTCCGCGACATCGCGTTCGCCTCGATCTGCCGGCACCATCTGCTGCCGTTCCGCGGAACGGCCACCGTCGGCTACCTGCCCGGCACGCGTCTGGTCGGCCTGTCGAAGCTCGCCCGCATCGTCGCCTTCCACGCCCGCGACCTGCAGGTGCAGGAAGACCTGACGGCGCAGATCGCACGCACGCTCGAAGACGAGCTCGCGCCGCGCGGCGTGGGTGTCGTCATCGAGGCAGAGCACCTGTGCATGTCGATCCGCGGCGTGCAGGCGGCGGGCGCCACGACGGCGACCGCGCTGTTCCGCGGGGAGCTCGCAGGCGACGCCGTCCGGCAGGCGAGGTTCCGGCCGGTCTGA
- a CDS encoding NAD(P)/FAD-dependent oxidoreductase — protein sequence MSHMLIIGGGLAGGTAAATLRREGFDGDVTLVADEAHPPHQRPPLSKGFLAGKEGMDAVILHPDEWYADRGIHLRTGVAATGLDPDAHTVALADGSELTYDAVLLATGASPRRLPIPGHDLAGVHTLRRIEDSESLAAALRDGGKRLVLIGSGWIGMEVAATARQFGNAVTILERDPVPLAAAVGPQFGEMFRALHVEHGVDLRTSVGVERITGGDRADGVVVDGETVPADLVLIGVGAVPNTALAEVAGLRIDNGILVDARLRTSAPDVYAAGDVANPYHPVIQRHLRSEHWANALGGGKVAARSMRGIHSTFSEIPYFYTDQYDLGMELSGYPPLMRDAEVIIRGDLDGREFIAFWVDSGRVVGGMNVNVWDVNKAVQALIRAGDRIDAARLRDPAVPLADLVA from the coding sequence ATGTCGCACATGCTCATCATCGGGGGAGGGCTCGCCGGCGGAACGGCGGCGGCCACCCTGCGGCGCGAGGGATTCGACGGCGACGTGACACTCGTCGCGGACGAGGCGCATCCGCCGCACCAGCGCCCGCCGCTGTCGAAGGGGTTCCTCGCCGGTAAGGAGGGGATGGATGCCGTGATCCTGCATCCCGACGAGTGGTATGCCGATCGCGGCATCCACCTGCGCACCGGCGTGGCCGCGACCGGGCTCGACCCGGACGCGCACACCGTCGCGCTCGCCGACGGGTCGGAGCTCACGTACGACGCGGTGCTGCTGGCGACCGGCGCGTCGCCGCGGAGGCTGCCCATCCCCGGCCACGATCTGGCCGGCGTGCACACGCTGCGACGGATCGAGGACTCCGAGAGCCTCGCCGCCGCGCTGCGCGACGGCGGGAAGCGCCTCGTGCTGATCGGCTCGGGCTGGATCGGCATGGAGGTCGCGGCCACCGCGCGCCAGTTCGGCAACGCGGTCACGATCCTCGAGCGCGACCCCGTGCCGCTGGCCGCGGCGGTCGGACCGCAGTTCGGCGAGATGTTCCGCGCCCTGCACGTCGAGCACGGCGTCGACCTGCGCACCTCGGTCGGCGTGGAGCGCATCACCGGCGGGGACCGGGCGGACGGAGTCGTCGTCGACGGCGAGACCGTCCCGGCCGACCTCGTCCTCATCGGCGTCGGCGCGGTGCCCAACACGGCGCTCGCCGAGGTGGCCGGGCTGCGGATCGACAACGGCATCCTCGTCGACGCCCGGCTGCGCACGAGCGCGCCGGATGTCTACGCCGCCGGTGACGTCGCGAACCCCTACCACCCCGTGATCCAGCGGCACCTGCGCAGCGAGCACTGGGCCAACGCCCTCGGCGGCGGGAAGGTCGCCGCACGGTCGATGCGCGGCATCCACTCGACCTTCTCCGAGATCCCGTACTTCTACACCGACCAGTACGACCTCGGGATGGAGCTGTCGGGCTACCCGCCGCTGATGAGGGATGCCGAGGTGATCATCCGCGGTGACCTCGACGGCCGTGAGTTCATCGCCTTCTGGGTCGACAGCGGTCGGGTCGTGGGCGGCATGAACGTCAACGTGTGGGACGTCAACAAGGCCGTGCAGGCGCTCATCCGCGCGGGCGACCGCATCGATGCCGCGAGGCTGCGCGATCCGGCGGTGCCGCTGGCGGATCTCGTCGCGTGA
- the folP gene encoding dihydropteroate synthase, producing MAIVNRTPDSFYDHGRTDSLDAAVAAGLAAADAGADIVDVGGVKFAPGPPVSIDEEIARVVPVVAALAPRVPVSVDTFHPEVAQAAIAAGAAMINDTTGLSNPAMADVVAGSGAAIVIAHSLATPRTQHPLPQYDDVVDEVREFLRAQVALARERGVPTDRIVIDPGHDLNKNTRHSLELTRRLAEFADLGMPMLVALSNKDFVGEALGREPDDRMPGSLAAAVFCALQGARIVRAHNVRETVDAMRMVEAIVGWREPACERHNTRPEGNT from the coding sequence ATGGCGATCGTCAACCGCACACCCGACTCGTTCTACGACCACGGCCGCACCGACTCGCTCGACGCCGCCGTCGCCGCCGGGCTCGCGGCCGCCGACGCCGGTGCCGACATCGTCGATGTCGGGGGAGTGAAGTTCGCCCCCGGGCCGCCGGTGTCGATCGATGAGGAGATCGCCCGCGTCGTCCCCGTCGTGGCGGCGCTCGCGCCTCGCGTGCCGGTGTCCGTCGACACGTTCCATCCCGAGGTCGCGCAGGCGGCGATCGCTGCCGGCGCGGCGATGATCAACGACACGACCGGTCTGTCGAACCCCGCGATGGCCGACGTCGTCGCCGGAAGCGGCGCGGCGATCGTGATCGCGCACAGCCTCGCGACGCCGCGCACGCAGCACCCGCTGCCGCAGTACGACGACGTCGTCGACGAGGTGCGGGAGTTCCTGCGCGCACAGGTCGCGCTCGCGCGGGAGCGCGGGGTGCCGACCGACCGGATCGTCATCGACCCGGGCCACGACCTCAACAAGAACACGCGGCACTCACTCGAGCTGACGCGCCGGCTGGCCGAGTTCGCCGACCTCGGCATGCCGATGCTGGTGGCCCTGTCGAACAAGGACTTCGTGGGCGAGGCGCTGGGCCGTGAACCCGACGACCGGATGCCGGGGTCGCTGGCCGCGGCCGTCTTCTGCGCCCTGCAGGGCGCGCGGATCGTGCGGGCGCACAACGTCCGTGAGACCGTGGACGCCATGCGGATGGTGGAGGCGATCGTGGGCTGGCGTGAGCCCGCATGCGAACGGCACAACACCCGGCCGGAGGGGAACACATGA
- a CDS encoding pyrimidine reductase family protein, giving the protein MMPARTGLRAAYALPDRATPRIRMNFVESLDGAVTLAGRSGGLGGQTDRVLMQVLRAMADVVLIGAGTVRAEGYGGIRVAGDDAAWRLENGLSPQPRLAVVSHDLDLDPGHPVFADAESRPLLITHAGAPPGRREELSHVADVVVAGAASVDLIEMRDELARRGMPQILCEGGPHLFGSLLDAGVVDEVCVTLAPRLIGGRAGRIVQGAGEADRHGQLAGVLTDDEGYVFLRYRTR; this is encoded by the coding sequence ATGATGCCGGCACGGACCGGGCTGCGCGCGGCCTATGCGCTGCCCGATCGCGCGACCCCGCGCATCCGCATGAACTTCGTCGAGAGTCTCGACGGCGCCGTGACCCTCGCCGGGCGCAGCGGCGGGCTCGGCGGCCAGACCGATCGCGTGCTCATGCAGGTGCTGCGCGCCATGGCCGACGTGGTGCTCATCGGCGCCGGCACCGTCCGCGCTGAGGGCTACGGCGGCATCCGCGTCGCCGGTGACGATGCCGCGTGGCGCCTCGAGAACGGGCTCTCTCCGCAGCCGCGGCTCGCCGTGGTGTCGCACGACCTCGACCTCGACCCGGGGCACCCCGTCTTCGCCGACGCCGAGTCGCGGCCGCTGCTGATCACGCATGCCGGGGCGCCGCCGGGCAGGCGCGAAGAACTGTCGCACGTCGCCGATGTGGTCGTCGCGGGCGCGGCATCCGTCGACCTGATCGAGATGCGCGACGAACTCGCACGGCGGGGCATGCCGCAGATCCTGTGCGAGGGCGGACCGCATCTGTTCGGCTCGCTGCTGGATGCCGGTGTCGTCGACGAAGTCTGCGTGACCCTCGCCCCGCGCCTGATCGGCGGGCGGGCCGGGCGGATCGTGCAGGGCGCCGGCGAGGCCGACCGGCACGGGCAGCTTGCGGGGGTGCTCACCGACGACGAGGGGTACGTGTTCCTGCGGTACCGGACGCGATGA
- a CDS encoding CPBP family intramembrane glutamic endopeptidase, translated as MTTPPPVPPVAMPPVAAPRPPAPRPLPADATVGGLAFHRLLFARRRSGWWTPLVVGALGVAIYFAFLVVIFVGILIATLASPAAGEWLLTIGTDVSFDLADPAMLVLLLGSIVLMLPAYVLASLIVNGRRLGLISSAAGRLRWGWMLLCTAAAAVVALVLTALSALLPTDEVVDTTGTIMQPAENPMFLWSLLIILLIVPLQCAAEEYVFRGYLQQAIGRWLRHPLFAILLPVPLFVLGHLYDPLGQLSVGVFAVVAGWLTWRTGGLEAAIALHVVNNLLAFLLALFGLGDINATSPGVTSFVWSTVVVLAYAGGVEWLFRRRALGRTLVLTPVAPQANPVPAPVHPG; from the coding sequence ATGACGACACCGCCCCCTGTGCCGCCCGTGGCCATGCCGCCCGTCGCAGCGCCGCGGCCGCCCGCGCCGCGCCCGCTGCCGGCCGATGCGACCGTCGGAGGGCTCGCGTTCCACCGGCTGCTGTTCGCGCGCCGCCGCTCGGGCTGGTGGACGCCTCTCGTGGTCGGTGCGCTGGGTGTCGCGATCTATTTCGCCTTCCTGGTCGTCATCTTCGTCGGCATCCTGATCGCGACGCTGGCGTCTCCCGCCGCCGGCGAGTGGCTGCTGACGATCGGCACCGACGTCAGCTTCGACCTCGCCGACCCGGCGATGCTCGTGCTGCTGCTCGGCTCGATCGTGCTGATGCTGCCCGCCTACGTGCTCGCCTCGCTCATCGTCAACGGGCGGCGGCTCGGGCTGATCTCGTCGGCCGCGGGGCGGCTGCGCTGGGGATGGATGCTGCTGTGCACCGCCGCGGCCGCTGTCGTCGCCCTGGTGCTCACAGCGCTGTCGGCGCTGCTGCCCACCGACGAGGTCGTCGACACGACCGGCACGATCATGCAGCCCGCCGAGAACCCGATGTTCCTGTGGAGCCTGCTCATCATCCTGCTCATCGTGCCCCTGCAGTGCGCCGCGGAGGAGTACGTCTTCCGCGGATACCTGCAGCAGGCCATCGGGCGCTGGCTCCGGCATCCACTCTTCGCGATTCTGCTCCCCGTGCCGCTGTTCGTCCTGGGCCACCTCTACGACCCACTCGGGCAGCTCAGCGTCGGGGTGTTCGCCGTCGTGGCCGGCTGGCTGACCTGGCGCACCGGCGGGCTCGAGGCGGCGATCGCGCTGCACGTCGTCAACAACCTGCTGGCCTTCCTGCTGGCGCTGTTCGGGCTGGGCGACATCAACGCCACGTCTCCCGGTGTCACGAGCTTCGTGTGGTCGACGGTCGTCGTGCTCGCCTACGCGGGGGGCGTGGAGTGGCTGTTCCGCCGGCGCGCGCTCGGGCGGACGCTGGTGCTCACGCCGGTCGCGCCGCAGGCGAATCCGGTCCCGGCGCCGGTGCATCCCGGCTGA
- a CDS encoding TetR/AcrR family transcriptional regulator has protein sequence MATTRDRALTAAVRLVGEQGVRALTHARVDAEAELPRGSTSNWFRSRDALLTGVIDWIAEQERADLTAATTPAQTVDDLIDTLTALIEDATGHHAVRTRARYALFLEMTAGGEAHGPLQAQRARFEAWARELLTAFGAEDPDAAARSLLAVSAGLILNRLTVAPDAALRPTVAIAVRGCLRG, from the coding sequence ATGGCCACGACCCGCGACCGCGCCCTCACCGCCGCCGTGCGACTCGTCGGCGAGCAGGGGGTCCGCGCACTCACCCATGCCCGGGTCGACGCCGAGGCGGAGCTGCCCCGGGGTTCCACGTCGAACTGGTTCCGCTCCCGCGACGCGCTGCTCACCGGCGTCATCGACTGGATCGCCGAGCAGGAACGCGCCGACCTGACCGCGGCCACGACGCCGGCACAGACCGTCGACGACCTGATCGATACCCTCACCGCGCTGATCGAGGACGCGACCGGACACCACGCGGTGCGCACCCGGGCCCGATACGCCCTGTTCCTCGAGATGACCGCGGGGGGCGAGGCCCACGGCCCTCTGCAGGCGCAGCGCGCACGTTTCGAGGCGTGGGCGCGGGAGCTGCTCACCGCGTTCGGCGCGGAGGATCCGGATGCCGCGGCGCGGTCGCTGCTCGCCGTCAGCGCGGGCTTGATTCTCAACCGTCTCACCGTCGCCCCGGACGCCGCGCTGCGCCCGACCGTGGCGATCGCGGTGCGCGGCTGCCTGCGGGGCTGA
- a CDS encoding DNA repair helicase XPB, translating to MADGPLIVQSDRTVLLEVAHPQAEDARHELAIFAELERAPEHIHTYRITRLGLWNARAAGHEAEDMLATLERWTRFPVPPSVAMDIRETVGRYGRLVIERDDEGTLILRSMDAAVLTEVAKNKRIQPLLIGHPAPDTYVIDAWARGQIKQELLKIGWPAEDHAGFTPGTPHEIDLHEDGWTLRPYQRKAVDIFTEGGSGVVVLPCGAGKTLVGAAAMADTKTTTLILVTNTVSARQWRDELLKRTSLTADEIGEYSGQSKEVKPVTIATYQILTAKRKGQYAHLALLDALDWGLIVYDEVHLLPAPVFKLTADLQARRRLGLTATLVREDGREGDVFSLIGPKRFDAPWKEIEAQGFISPAVCYEVRVDLPASDRLEYAAAADDERYRLASTAHAKIGVVRDLVERHAGEQILVIGQYLDQIDVLAEALGAPKITGATPVDEREQLYGAFREGTVPVLVVSKVANFSIDLPEASVAIQVSGSFGSRQEEAQRLGRLLRPKTSGHTASFYTLIARDTVDQDFAQNRQRFLAEQGYSYTILDADGLRAA from the coding sequence ATGGCTGACGGCCCCCTCATCGTTCAAAGCGACCGCACGGTCCTCCTCGAAGTCGCGCACCCGCAGGCCGAGGACGCCCGCCACGAGCTCGCGATCTTCGCCGAACTCGAACGCGCGCCCGAGCACATCCACACCTACCGGATCACCCGGCTGGGCCTGTGGAATGCCCGTGCCGCCGGCCACGAGGCCGAGGACATGCTCGCCACCCTCGAGCGCTGGACCCGCTTCCCGGTGCCGCCGTCGGTGGCGATGGACATCCGCGAGACGGTGGGGCGGTACGGCCGGCTCGTCATCGAGCGCGACGACGAGGGCACGCTGATCCTTCGATCGATGGATGCCGCGGTGCTCACCGAAGTCGCCAAGAACAAGCGGATCCAGCCGCTGCTGATCGGCCACCCCGCCCCCGACACGTACGTCATCGACGCGTGGGCGCGCGGCCAGATCAAGCAGGAGCTGCTCAAGATCGGATGGCCCGCCGAAGACCACGCCGGCTTCACGCCGGGCACGCCGCACGAGATCGACCTGCACGAAGACGGCTGGACGCTGCGGCCCTACCAGCGCAAGGCCGTCGACATCTTCACCGAGGGCGGCTCGGGCGTCGTGGTGCTCCCCTGCGGCGCCGGCAAGACGCTCGTCGGCGCCGCCGCCATGGCCGACACCAAAACCACGACCCTGATCCTCGTGACCAACACGGTCAGCGCCCGGCAGTGGCGCGACGAGCTGCTCAAGCGCACCTCGCTCACAGCCGACGAGATCGGCGAGTACTCCGGCCAGTCCAAAGAGGTCAAGCCGGTCACCATCGCGACCTACCAGATCCTCACCGCGAAGCGGAAGGGCCAGTACGCGCACCTCGCGCTGCTCGACGCCCTCGACTGGGGGCTCATCGTCTACGACGAGGTCCACCTGCTGCCCGCTCCGGTGTTCAAGCTGACCGCCGACCTCCAGGCCCGCCGCCGCCTCGGACTGACCGCGACGCTCGTGCGCGAGGACGGCCGCGAAGGCGATGTGTTCAGCCTCATCGGCCCCAAGCGGTTCGATGCCCCGTGGAAGGAGATCGAGGCTCAGGGTTTCATCTCCCCCGCGGTCTGCTACGAAGTGCGGGTCGACCTTCCGGCATCCGACCGCCTGGAATACGCCGCCGCCGCGGATGACGAACGCTACCGGCTCGCCTCGACCGCGCACGCGAAGATCGGCGTCGTCCGCGACCTGGTCGAACGCCACGCCGGCGAGCAGATCCTGGTGATCGGCCAGTACCTCGACCAGATCGACGTGCTCGCCGAGGCGCTCGGCGCGCCGAAGATCACCGGTGCCACGCCCGTCGACGAGCGCGAACAGCTGTACGGCGCGTTCCGCGAGGGCACGGTGCCGGTGCTGGTCGTCTCGAAGGTCGCGAACTTCTCGATCGACCTGCCCGAGGCGTCCGTCGCGATCCAGGTGTCGGGCTCGTTCGGCTCACGGCAGGAAGAGGCGCAGCGCCTCGGCCGGCTGCTGCGCCCGAAGACGAGCGGCCACACGGCCAGCTTCTACACGCTCATCGCCCGCGACACCGTCGACCAGGACTTCGCCCAGAACCGGCAGCGCTTCCTCGCCGAGCAGGGCTACAGCTACACGATCCTCGACGCCGACGGACTGCGCGCCGCCTGA
- a CDS encoding helicase-associated domain-containing protein, with product MAATDARSLASRLAALDDAALGRLLAERRVAPSVTWSDHFDAADALLQPPLLDRGFAALTAAEAGALRHAIDTAEPLPAGPLRAALADRGIVAEDGTPFRAVVEAWPEPVELPGESSPAASESDAAAAERVFSATAAMADILQLTVTTPLGRIGSGALGATDRRRLVDAGAANDGAEADELIAIAEIAGLLAGADRAWLVTESAYDWLISDTVSRWRTVADHLREALPPGIHSLDGGWIDPADWPSAHPFDPAWPERAAHLRALLRRWVMIGPDGAPPHWAADVARGGEADADALRALLPPEVDRVYLQNDLTAIAPGPLAPRLDMRLRSMTRRESRAQASTYRFTAESIDAALAGGETADSLREFLQELSLTGVPQPLAYEIERSAARHGSIRVGPDWTGRTRVASDDEALLRTVSVDQALRPVGLVPDGDALTSRSTPETVFWMLADARYPVVAVDADGRPRRLDRHRIAPAPPADDAPSVYAPLIARLRAAHEDDADAAWLERELDQAVRDRAVIMIVVRMPDGSDREVTLEATGIGGGRLRGRDKAVDVERTLPISSIVQVRHP from the coding sequence GTGGCCGCCACCGACGCCCGGTCACTCGCGAGCCGCCTGGCCGCACTCGACGACGCTGCCCTGGGACGTCTGCTGGCCGAGCGCCGCGTCGCACCGAGCGTCACCTGGTCCGATCACTTCGACGCCGCCGACGCGCTGCTGCAGCCCCCGCTCCTCGATCGCGGATTCGCCGCGCTGACCGCCGCCGAGGCCGGCGCGCTGCGTCATGCGATCGACACCGCGGAGCCGCTCCCTGCGGGCCCGCTGCGGGCCGCCCTCGCCGATCGCGGAATCGTCGCCGAAGACGGCACCCCGTTCCGCGCCGTGGTCGAGGCGTGGCCCGAACCCGTCGAGCTGCCGGGCGAGTCCTCCCCGGCCGCATCCGAGTCCGACGCAGCCGCCGCGGAACGCGTGTTCTCCGCCACCGCCGCGATGGCCGACATCCTCCAGCTGACCGTCACGACACCCCTGGGCCGCATCGGATCGGGTGCCCTCGGCGCCACCGATCGACGCCGGCTCGTGGATGCCGGTGCCGCGAACGACGGCGCAGAGGCCGACGAGCTGATCGCCATCGCCGAGATCGCGGGCCTGCTCGCCGGCGCCGACCGCGCCTGGCTGGTCACCGAGTCGGCGTACGACTGGCTGATCTCTGACACGGTGTCCCGCTGGCGCACCGTGGCCGATCACCTGCGCGAGGCATTGCCCCCCGGCATCCACTCCCTTGACGGAGGCTGGATCGATCCCGCCGACTGGCCATCGGCCCACCCGTTCGACCCGGCGTGGCCGGAGCGGGCGGCGCACCTGCGCGCGCTGCTGCGCCGGTGGGTCATGATCGGGCCCGACGGCGCACCGCCGCACTGGGCGGCCGACGTCGCGCGCGGCGGCGAGGCCGACGCCGACGCGCTGCGTGCCCTGCTGCCGCCCGAGGTCGACCGGGTGTACCTGCAGAACGACCTGACCGCCATCGCGCCCGGTCCGCTCGCGCCGCGCCTGGACATGCGCCTGCGGTCGATGACCCGCCGCGAGTCGCGGGCACAGGCCTCCACGTACCGGTTCACGGCCGAGTCGATCGACGCGGCGCTCGCCGGCGGCGAGACGGCCGACTCGCTCCGCGAGTTCCTGCAGGAACTCTCGCTCACCGGCGTGCCGCAGCCGCTCGCGTACGAGATCGAACGCAGCGCGGCGCGGCACGGCAGCATCCGCGTCGGACCCGACTGGACGGGCCGCACGCGCGTCGCCAGCGACGACGAGGCGCTGTTGCGCACGGTCTCCGTCGACCAGGCGCTGCGCCCGGTCGGGCTCGTGCCGGACGGCGACGCGCTCACCAGCCGCAGCACGCCCGAGACCGTGTTCTGGATGCTCGCCGACGCCCGCTACCCGGTCGTCGCCGTCGACGCCGACGGCCGGCCGCGCCGTCTCGACCGGCACCGCATCGCCCCCGCGCCGCCTGCAGACGACGCACCGTCGGTGTACGCGCCGCTGATCGCGCGGCTGCGCGCCGCCCACGAGGACGACGCCGACGCCGCATGGCTGGAGCGCGAACTCGACCAGGCTGTCCGCGATCGCGCCGTCATCATGATCGTGGTGCGCATGCCCGACGGCAGCGACCGCGAGGTCACCCTCGAGGCCACCGGCATCGGCGGCGGCCGGCTGCGCGGCCGCGACAAGGCCGTCGACGTGGAGCGCACCCTGCCGATCTCGAGCATCGTCCAGGTCCGCCACCCCTGA
- a CDS encoding multidrug ABC transporter ATPase, producing the protein MSKQAAGEQLPVRRVDRILAATALGLMVLSIVCFAAIFIGGAAGMEHADFGEGLWPVIGTVVYIAPIAGFISLMIVLISTFVRKARANKGR; encoded by the coding sequence ATGAGCAAGCAGGCAGCGGGTGAGCAGCTCCCCGTCCGACGCGTCGACCGAATCCTCGCTGCGACAGCACTGGGACTCATGGTCCTGTCGATCGTGTGCTTCGCTGCGATCTTCATCGGCGGGGCCGCCGGCATGGAGCACGCGGACTTCGGTGAGGGCCTGTGGCCGGTCATCGGCACGGTCGTGTACATCGCGCCCATCGCCGGGTTCATCTCGCTGATGATCGTGCTGATCTCTACTTTCGTGCGGAAGGCGCGAGCCAACAAGGGTCGCTGA
- a CDS encoding cold-shock protein: MPTGKVRFYDDEKGFGFITGDDGQDVFLHATALPAGTTSVKAGTRLEFGVADGRRGLQALSVRVLDAPVSLAKKTRMKADDMAVVVEDLVKLLDGLGGDLRHGRYPSATQGKKVAAILRKVADDLEA; the protein is encoded by the coding sequence ATGCCCACCGGCAAGGTCAGGTTCTACGACGACGAGAAGGGTTTCGGCTTCATCACGGGAGATGACGGCCAGGACGTCTTCCTGCACGCCACCGCCCTTCCGGCCGGCACCACGTCGGTCAAGGCCGGCACGCGACTCGAGTTCGGCGTCGCCGACGGGCGCCGCGGACTTCAGGCGCTCTCGGTGCGGGTGCTCGATGCTCCCGTGAGCCTCGCGAAGAAGACGCGCATGAAGGCCGACGACATGGCCGTGGTGGTCGAAGACCTCGTGAAGCTCCTCGACGGTCTCGGCGGTGACCTGCGTCACGGTCGCTACCCGAGCGCCACCCAGGGCAAGAAGGTCGCCGCCATCCTGCGCAAGGTAGCCGATGACCTCGAAGCCTGA
- a CDS encoding DUF3027 domain-containing protein: MTSKPESSETPEPGVTPESAATPESADSGVTPEAADVVEAAEAVEAADVVEPANAVEPPQTPIPADERLLSAHDLARAALHEVTASTTVGDPVGYTLEDDGVVSLRFHNTMDGYPGWFWTVSVAVVEDAEPTVLEVELLPGDDALLAPEWVPWAVRLADYQAAQAAQAEAAGADEDEHGDEDDSDELDDLDDLDAVDFDEDGSSILHAGDLDGVDIDALDEDADDDEDDEDSDSDEDEDDDEDDDDEDEDDSGDDKDDDSDESDADDSDADADADDSDASDSDSADADSSSRSESRKRGRGFWRRGR; the protein is encoded by the coding sequence ATGACCTCGAAGCCTGAGTCGTCCGAGACGCCCGAGCCCGGCGTGACGCCGGAGTCGGCCGCCACACCTGAGTCGGCCGACTCCGGTGTGACGCCCGAGGCCGCGGACGTCGTCGAGGCTGCCGAAGCCGTCGAGGCTGCGGACGTCGTCGAGCCGGCCAACGCGGTCGAGCCGCCCCAGACCCCGATACCCGCGGATGAGCGGCTGCTGAGCGCGCACGATCTCGCGCGCGCGGCGCTGCACGAGGTGACCGCCTCCACGACCGTCGGCGACCCCGTCGGCTACACCCTCGAAGACGACGGCGTCGTCTCGCTGCGGTTCCACAACACGATGGACGGCTATCCGGGCTGGTTCTGGACCGTCAGCGTCGCCGTCGTGGAAGACGCCGAGCCCACCGTGCTCGAGGTCGAGCTGCTGCCCGGAGACGACGCGCTGCTCGCCCCCGAGTGGGTGCCGTGGGCCGTGCGCCTCGCCGACTACCAGGCGGCTCAGGCCGCGCAGGCCGAGGCTGCGGGCGCCGATGAGGACGAGCATGGGGATGAGGACGACTCCGACGAACTCGACGATCTCGACGACTTGGATGCCGTGGACTTCGACGAAGACGGATCTTCCATCCTGCACGCCGGCGACCTCGACGGCGTCGACATCGACGCGCTCGACGAGGACGCCGACGACGATGAGGATGACGAAGACTCTGACTCCGACGAGGACGAGGACGACGACGAGGACGACGACGACGAGGACGAGGACGACTCTGGCGACGACAAGGATGACGACTCTGACGAGTCTGACGCCGACGACTCCGACGCCGACGCTGACGCCGACGACTCCGACGCCTCAGACTCCGACTCTGCCGACGCCGATTCCAGCTCTCGCTCCGAATCCCGGAAACGGGGACGAGGCTTCTGGCGTCGAGGCCGCTGA